Proteins from a single region of Procambarus clarkii isolate CNS0578487 chromosome 32, FALCON_Pclarkii_2.0, whole genome shotgun sequence:
- the LOC123759421 gene encoding transcription initiation factor TFIID subunit 10 isoform X1: MDQAGQQQQQQGGGGGSQISRTAGLPLSDFLMQLEDYNPTIPDAVTAYYLNCSGFEAADGRLVRLISLAAQKFISDITNDALQHCKMRGSQQSSSKTKGKDKRFTLTMEDLTPVLAEYGITVKKPHYYI; this comes from the exons ATGGATCAGGCtggacagcagcaacagcaa cagggtggtggtggaggaagccaAATCTCACGTACTGCTGGCCTTCCACTTTCTGACTTCTTGATGCAGCTTGAGGACTATAACCCAACG ATACCAGATGCTGTGACCGCTTACTACTTGAATTGTTCTGGTTTTGAAGCTGCTGATGGTAGGCT TGTTCGCCTTATTTCACTAGCTGCTCAAAAATTTATCTCCGATATAACTAATGATGCTCTGCAACACTGCAAGATGCGAGGCTCCCAGCAGTCAAGTAGCAAGACTAAGGGTAAAGATAAGCGCTTCACACTCACCATGGAAGATCTAACACCTGTTCTTGCAGAGTATGGCATCACTGTCAAGAAGCCTCATTACTACATTTAA
- the LOC123759421 gene encoding transcription initiation factor TFIID subunit 10 isoform X2 → MDQAGQQQQQGGGGGSQISRTAGLPLSDFLMQLEDYNPTIPDAVTAYYLNCSGFEAADGRLVRLISLAAQKFISDITNDALQHCKMRGSQQSSSKTKGKDKRFTLTMEDLTPVLAEYGITVKKPHYYI, encoded by the exons ATGGATCAGGCtggacagcagcaacagcaa ggtggtggtggaggaagccaAATCTCACGTACTGCTGGCCTTCCACTTTCTGACTTCTTGATGCAGCTTGAGGACTATAACCCAACG ATACCAGATGCTGTGACCGCTTACTACTTGAATTGTTCTGGTTTTGAAGCTGCTGATGGTAGGCT TGTTCGCCTTATTTCACTAGCTGCTCAAAAATTTATCTCCGATATAACTAATGATGCTCTGCAACACTGCAAGATGCGAGGCTCCCAGCAGTCAAGTAGCAAGACTAAGGGTAAAGATAAGCGCTTCACACTCACCATGGAAGATCTAACACCTGTTCTTGCAGAGTATGGCATCACTGTCAAGAAGCCTCATTACTACATTTAA